A single genomic interval of Sebastes umbrosus isolate fSebUmb1 chromosome 11, fSebUmb1.pri, whole genome shotgun sequence harbors:
- the LOC119497189 gene encoding extracellular matrix protein 1-like isoform X1, whose amino-acid sequence MGSTVALVCSTAFLLVLLCSASEDERNFEQREVTFDIDKIMQEMQQPDDFMLQKEVDLADLFDPAEFTEQVIVSPPEQFDTLSEIDDSRPRILTPRGRRPSFGPRSFDVPPEYDPIQFPVGQPTENNLQAICLNAAHRPTYPDSFFPASGYGQQKRRASAVNNAESWFRTCCKGNQTWEREVTLCCFTQAWELSVNSFCEEDTSIKDRHYHCCKLTAGSDRLKCFHDDAPNPNYEATEGLPRPPLLSKTNFTFDPNTCQRTKTTLYSVRGNRRKKEKKQITSASKKVRMHFPPGRPTADNIEALCRDQKLRPVFKTNCMPGEGYMWLVRQAKAINRIEKRYKQCCKKEQGVLDCADLKWRGELNRYCVDAIGQDHCCPGGAKEQVDCFQTISPDPHYNRTSDKEELALHNLCDTHKMIKKKFPVGFPLKSFVNQCCPMFEMFRDLCFNQKFEEMSKMCLTHKTAPPAVHRCCLMSSQTMQQCLTNILMDAITKATTAIRQKKKKRCPLS is encoded by the exons ATGGGGTCGACCGTGGCTTTAGTCTGCTCCACTGCATTTCTCTTGGTTTTACTTTGCTCTGCATCCGAAG ATGAGCGCAACTTTGAGCAGCGCGAGGTCACCTTTGACATTGACAAAATCATGCAAG AGATGCAACAACCAGATGACTTCATGTTGCAGAAAGAGGTGGACTTAGCAGATCTCTTCGATCCCGCGG AGTTCACAGAGCAGGTTATCGTGTCTCCACCAGAACAGTTTGATACCCTGAGTGAGATAG ACGACTCCAGACCAAGAATCTTGACACCTAGAGGAC GTCGACCAAGTTTTGGGCCTCGTTCCTTCGATGTTCCTCCCGAGTACGATCCcattcagttccccgtcggccAACCGACCGAAAACAATCTCCAAGCCATCTGTCTCAATGCAGCCCATCGTCCCACTTACCCAGACTCTTTCTTTCCTGCCTCTGGTTATGGCCAGCAGAAGCGAAGGGCAAGTGCTGTCAACAATGCAGAGTCCTGGTTTAGAACATGCTGCAAAGGGAACCAGACGTGGGAGAGGGAAGTGACGCTGTGTTGCTTCACACAGGCG TGGGAGCTGTCAGTCAACTCCTTCTGTGAGGAAGACACATCAATAAAGGATCGTCATTATCACTGCTGCAAACTGACTGCTGGCAGCGACAGGCTGAAGTGCTTCCATGACGACGCTCCAAACCCAAACTACGAGGCAACAGAGGGGCTGCCGAGGCCACCGCTTCTCTCTAAAACCAACTTCACCTTTGACCCCAACACTTGCCAGAG GACGAAGACGACTCTATACAGTGTCAGAGGAAACAgaagaaagaaggagaagaaacagATAACATCTGCTTCCAAGAAAGTTAGAATGCACTTTCCTCCCGGACGCCCCACCGCTGACAACATTGAAGCACTGTGTCGGGACCAGAAGCTACGCCCCGTCTTTAAAACCAACTGCATGCCAGGTGAAGGGTACATGTGGCTGGTTCGTCAGGCAAAGGCCATCAATCGTATAGAAAAGAGATACAAACAGTGCTGCAAAAAGGAGCAGGGTGTGCTCGACTGTGCTGATCTGAag TGGCGTGGGGAGCTTAACAGGTATTGCGTGGACGCGATTGGTCAAGACCACTGTTGTCCGGGTGGCGCAAAGGAACAAGTCGACTGTTTCCAAACGATTTCTCCCGACCCGCATTACAATAGGACCTCCGACAAGGAAGAGCTCGCACTCCACAACCTCTGTGACACTCACAAGATGATCAAGAAGAA GTTCCCTGTTGGTTTTCCTCTGAAGAGCTTTGTGAACCAATGCTGCCCCATGTTTGAAATGTTCAGGGATCTTTGTTTTAATCAGAAG TTTGAGGAAATGTCAAAGATGTGTTTGACACATAAGACTGCTCCTCCAGCTGTCCACCGCTGTTGCCTCATGTCTTCACAAACGATGCAACAGTGTCTCACCAATATTCTCATGGATGCCATCACCAAGGCAACCACCGCCATAcgccaaaagaagaagaaaaggtgcCCTCTCTCCTAA
- the LOC119497189 gene encoding extracellular matrix protein 1-like isoform X2 — MGSTVALVCSTAFLLVLLCSASEEMQQPDDFMLQKEVDLADLFDPAEFTEQVIVSPPEQFDTLSEIDDSRPRILTPRGRRPSFGPRSFDVPPEYDPIQFPVGQPTENNLQAICLNAAHRPTYPDSFFPASGYGQQKRRASAVNNAESWFRTCCKGNQTWEREVTLCCFTQAWELSVNSFCEEDTSIKDRHYHCCKLTAGSDRLKCFHDDAPNPNYEATEGLPRPPLLSKTNFTFDPNTCQRTKTTLYSVRGNRRKKEKKQITSASKKVRMHFPPGRPTADNIEALCRDQKLRPVFKTNCMPGEGYMWLVRQAKAINRIEKRYKQCCKKEQGVLDCADLKWRGELNRYCVDAIGQDHCCPGGAKEQVDCFQTISPDPHYNRTSDKEELALHNLCDTHKMIKKKFPVGFPLKSFVNQCCPMFEMFRDLCFNQKFEEMSKMCLTHKTAPPAVHRCCLMSSQTMQQCLTNILMDAITKATTAIRQKKKKRCPLS, encoded by the exons ATGGGGTCGACCGTGGCTTTAGTCTGCTCCACTGCATTTCTCTTGGTTTTACTTTGCTCTGCATCCGAAG AGATGCAACAACCAGATGACTTCATGTTGCAGAAAGAGGTGGACTTAGCAGATCTCTTCGATCCCGCGG AGTTCACAGAGCAGGTTATCGTGTCTCCACCAGAACAGTTTGATACCCTGAGTGAGATAG ACGACTCCAGACCAAGAATCTTGACACCTAGAGGAC GTCGACCAAGTTTTGGGCCTCGTTCCTTCGATGTTCCTCCCGAGTACGATCCcattcagttccccgtcggccAACCGACCGAAAACAATCTCCAAGCCATCTGTCTCAATGCAGCCCATCGTCCCACTTACCCAGACTCTTTCTTTCCTGCCTCTGGTTATGGCCAGCAGAAGCGAAGGGCAAGTGCTGTCAACAATGCAGAGTCCTGGTTTAGAACATGCTGCAAAGGGAACCAGACGTGGGAGAGGGAAGTGACGCTGTGTTGCTTCACACAGGCG TGGGAGCTGTCAGTCAACTCCTTCTGTGAGGAAGACACATCAATAAAGGATCGTCATTATCACTGCTGCAAACTGACTGCTGGCAGCGACAGGCTGAAGTGCTTCCATGACGACGCTCCAAACCCAAACTACGAGGCAACAGAGGGGCTGCCGAGGCCACCGCTTCTCTCTAAAACCAACTTCACCTTTGACCCCAACACTTGCCAGAG GACGAAGACGACTCTATACAGTGTCAGAGGAAACAgaagaaagaaggagaagaaacagATAACATCTGCTTCCAAGAAAGTTAGAATGCACTTTCCTCCCGGACGCCCCACCGCTGACAACATTGAAGCACTGTGTCGGGACCAGAAGCTACGCCCCGTCTTTAAAACCAACTGCATGCCAGGTGAAGGGTACATGTGGCTGGTTCGTCAGGCAAAGGCCATCAATCGTATAGAAAAGAGATACAAACAGTGCTGCAAAAAGGAGCAGGGTGTGCTCGACTGTGCTGATCTGAag TGGCGTGGGGAGCTTAACAGGTATTGCGTGGACGCGATTGGTCAAGACCACTGTTGTCCGGGTGGCGCAAAGGAACAAGTCGACTGTTTCCAAACGATTTCTCCCGACCCGCATTACAATAGGACCTCCGACAAGGAAGAGCTCGCACTCCACAACCTCTGTGACACTCACAAGATGATCAAGAAGAA GTTCCCTGTTGGTTTTCCTCTGAAGAGCTTTGTGAACCAATGCTGCCCCATGTTTGAAATGTTCAGGGATCTTTGTTTTAATCAGAAG TTTGAGGAAATGTCAAAGATGTGTTTGACACATAAGACTGCTCCTCCAGCTGTCCACCGCTGTTGCCTCATGTCTTCACAAACGATGCAACAGTGTCTCACCAATATTCTCATGGATGCCATCACCAAGGCAACCACCGCCATAcgccaaaagaagaagaaaaggtgcCCTCTCTCCTAA